In Verrucomicrobiota bacterium, the sequence CTTCGGCGGCGGCCATTGCGAACCCCAAGGATAGACATCTAAGCCCTTAATCATCTTATCTTTGGGCGTGCCATTGACTTCCTGGTCTCCAATTCCCACCGCGTAACTCCATTCCACATCTGTCGGCAAACGATATTCTTGGTTTACCGTCATTTTTTTCTCCTGCTGTTCTTTTTTTGTCAGCCATTGACAAAACGCCTTGGCATCGTTCCAACTGACCATCGTTACTGGGTGATCCGGCCCATTGCTCACTGGCACGTCCCCGGCATATTCCACATTCTTCCAAGAACTATCCACCCCTGGATTTGCATTGGCATACGCTAAATAATCTCTCGCCCGCGTTTCCCAGATACAAAACAACACCTTTGTCCCAGGCACCGGCACAAAGCTCATGCCCAGGCTGTTCTTCCATCGCTTCCCTCCCCATTGCTTGTAAAACGCTTCGGCCTGTATTCTCGCTGCTTGTTGTTCTGCTAGGTTTTTTTGTTTCTGTGCTTCCTCGGTTTTGCGTTTTTTTTCTCCCGAGGCATCCACCGCCACTACTACTCGAAAACCGTTGTGGTCGTTCCGATAGTCGGGAGTGTTGACGTTCCGCCATGAAACCCGCAGGTTGGCAGGATTGAAATTGCGCCACGACGCCCCGCGCAACACCCGGTCACCTTTTGTTCCATAATAAAAGTCCTCGCACCATTCTCCCACGTTTCCGCTCAGATCAAATAATCCATTCTTGTCACCTTTGAAGCTTCCCACTGGCGCAGTGGTTGCATAACCGTCGTCATAGCCCTCAATAAACTTAAAACTGCCACCAATTTTTTGTTTGCTCGTCATATCCGCATAGTTCCCTGTGCCCTTCGGCGGCGGCCATTGCGTACCCCAAGGATAGACATCCTTAATGATCTTTTCCTTGTCAAATGGAGTGCCACTCCCCTCGCGCCCTCCAATTCCCACCGCATAGCTCCATTCTGCATCCGTTGGTAAACGATATTCCTGACCTGATGCCAATTTTCCCTCTCCTTGCTCCTTCTTGGACAGCCAGGCACAGAACGCCTTGGCATCATCCCAACTAACCATTGTCACCGGATGATCTGGTCCATCGCTTATTGGTACCCCCATAAATTCCACCTTCTTCCATGAAACATTCACCCCTGAATTCGCATTGGCATACGCAGCATAATCCTGCACCCGCGTTTCCCAGATGCCAAATAACACCTTGGTTCCCGGTACCGGTGCAAATGCCATCCCCAAACTGTTGGTCCAATTTTCACCCAACTGTGGCTGTGACTTTTTTTTCTCTGCTTCCTCCTTGGCTTTTTGTTCCGCCAACGCTTTCAACCGGGCTTCTTCCTCTGCCTTTTGCCTAGCTTCGTCTTCCCGCGCCTTTTGTTCTGCCAATGATTTAAGGCGTTGTTCCTCTTTGAGGCGTGCCGATTCATCTTCTTTGGCATTCTGATCTGCGATGGCTTTTTTCTGGGCTTCCTCGACTTTCCGCTTTTCCTCTGCCAAAGCTGCTGCTTCTGCATCTGCTTTTCGACGCACTTCTTCCTGCGCCTTAGCTTCCTGCTGCGATTTGAGCAAAGCCGCCTCCTGTTTAACCTTCGCATCTGCCAACCGTTGCTGTTCAGCCTCCTCGCGAGTCTTGCGCTCCTGTGCGAGTTTTTGTTCCGCCACCTGTCTATCCTTTTCAATTTGGCGCTGTTTGGCTTCCCCTGCGATACGATCCTTTTCCTGTTGTGCCTGTTTCGGCAAATACATTCCCCAATACCACCCACCCAACACCAATAAGGCCATCACGATACCTATAATGGCCCACCGAAATTTGGAAGTTGGGAGTTGATCTGTAGTTCTAGCTTCAACAGTAACCGGAACAGCCAAAGGCACTTGATCTGTAACTTCCTTAGCCGCAACTGTAGCCGGTAATTCCAAACGCGTAGCTGGTTTAGTGGCAGGTAAATCAGCGATAGGTAATTTTTGAGCCGCTGCGATGGTCACTGGAATCACTTCAGATTTGGAAGCTGCAACTGTCGCTGGAAGCTGTTCAAGTGGTTTAGCTGAGATCGTAACTGGCACGACATTTTTTGGTAACGATTGACTCCCCGCTAAAACGTCCCCCTTTTCCAACCTTACCCAAATTTCTTTAGCACTTCCTGGCCTCTTCTCCGGCTCCCTTTCCAAACAAGCCATGATCGTCGAGGATACGGCTAAAGGCACAGGATTATTGATGCCTAATCCACGCAAACGATCTTCGATCGGCATCACTGGATCACTTTCCATGACTGATCGGATGGCACCAGGATGAGCATTATACGGCACTTCACCAGTAATCAAATGGTAGAGTGTTGCTCCCAAAGAATAGATGTCGTCAGCAGGCTTTGGACTTTCGCCTTTGAACTGCTGCAAACTCATGTAAGCCGGCGTTCCACTGCTGCTATGTTGAAGGGATACTCGGTTCAAGGAAGTATGAATCATCGCGGCAATCCCAAAGTCCGCTAGTTTCACATTCCCTTCGATATCCACCATCACGTTGCCTGGCTTCAAATCCCGATGAATGATCCCTTTATTGTGAGCGTACTCTAAAGCGTCACATAACTGCTTAACCCAGAGTTTCAACGTTTCCCAAGCAAAGACTTCATTGGGTTGATCATACCGCAGTTCCGCCAGATTCTTGCCCTCCACATACTCCATGGACACGAACGGCAATTCTCCTTCTAACCTATGGAAATCAAAAGTACGGACGATGTTGGGGTGAGTGAGTATGCGAGTCTTGGCCGTTTCCCGTTTCAATCCTTGCAAAGCATCAATGTCGGCTTGAATGATGGGAGAAACAAATTTTAGGGCAATAGGCTGATTTAGTTCCTCATCCTGCGCCAACCAAACCATGCCCATACCGCCCTGTCCAAGTTGCTTGATCAGGGTGTATCGTCCTGAACCTTTCTTCTGGCCGGCTTTGAATGACGTGTCCGACATGTGCATGCCGAGAGATTAACAGGGAGCAGGAGGTGAAGGCAATCCGTTTTGAATATAGTTTTGAATATAGCCGTTTTGATTACAGACCGGGAGCTACTTCATCTTCGACTTAAGCCGGATCCTTTTCCCAGCCACCATGAAGTTGCCGTGTCCAAGATGATGAATCGTCTTTGGATTTTTCACGGCGGGGTTGATCCATGCTTTGACAACTTCCACGACAAACATACAATACTTGGCCACCATCCTGGTATCCACTACGCGGCATTCGAGATTGGGGATGAATGATGCAGGATGAAGTGGGAAGCGCGTCAACCTTTCGGAATGGGGTTTTCCGGTTGGGCTTTCCAGATTCGATAGCGCACTTCAAAACCTTCCGGCACATACACCACGACGGGCAAAAGGCTGTTGTAGCGGATCAGGTAGGGCCCGGTTAGGGTAACAAATTTTTTCACGTTGGGCGCATTGGGCGGGGGTGCCATCAGTGTCTGCGCGAGTTCTTGCGGGCGAGCCGTGTAACGGGGATATCCCCAGCCCGGGACGTCATCTTGCACAATCTCGCCCCCGAACGCGTAATGGTTGGCTCCGTCGGTTTCAATGGTCTTGCCCACGATCAAATCCACTTGGCAGGCGAACTCATCCGGCTGTGGCTGAAGGTGGAGAACATACCGCACCATACCCTGTTTGGCCTCCGGATAGGCCTTCTCCCACTTGCTGGCCGCATCCGCGAACATCGGCTTATCCCCGGCCGAGGCCAGGCCTGAAAGAGCCCATAAAACCAACCAGACACCTATTATTTGCTGCACGAATATTTTCATACGCATTCTTCTTAGACGTTAAAATGCAGTGGATGCTCCAAAGAAACTACTGACTTGGTTTTTTGGCACATTTGATGCTTTCACTTGTCGCGTTGCGGTAAAATGTAATTAGTCACTGTGCCAAAGCAAATGACGCAGATAATTCCCCACCGTAGTCCCTTGAACTTACTCATTGCTCATACCCTTTATTGGTCCACCAGTCCATTTATTCCCGGTGCCCCAGCGCCCAAATAGCCATGGCTGGCGCCGTTCTGGTCGGGGCTAACCCAAAAAGCGTATAAACTGCCCTGAGTCAGTGTGAATCTGAAACTCACGTTTTTCCCAGCCAGCCCGCTTAAGTCACTCGCCCCTTTCCAGGTCATCCGCTGGCGGGTCTTATCGCCAGTGAAAGCGATGCTGTTGTCCTGGGTGAATGGCGTAATCACAGCACCTTTTCCGTCCAGAATCTCAACTTTCAGGGCGCCCTTTGGGAGGTCCGCATTCACGAACAAATATTTTTCCTTAAACCTCACCGGCCGCGTCGTGAGCGTGCCACCTTTTGCGCCGGCGTCCATCGAGGCAAAGCCATCGCGGCGCAGGAAAGCAACCCCGGTGGAAGCCCCGGCGTAAGTGGTGGAACCTTTGGGGCCGACACCGGACCAGCCGCTATAGTAGAACCAGAGTTGATCATTAACCACC encodes:
- a CDS encoding ecotin family protein — its product is MKIFVQQIIGVWLVLWALSGLASAGDKPMFADAASKWEKAYPEAKQGMVRYVLHLQPQPDEFACQVDLIVGKTIETDGANHYAFGGEIVQDDVPGWGYPRYTARPQELAQTLMAPPPNAPNVKKFVTLTGPYLIRYNSLLPVVVYVPEGFEVRYRIWKAQPENPIPKG
- a CDS encoding SUMF1/EgtB/PvdO family nonheme iron enzyme; protein product: MSDTSFKAGQKKGSGRYTLIKQLGQGGMGMVWLAQDEELNQPIALKFVSPIIQADIDALQGLKRETAKTRILTHPNIVRTFDFHRLEGELPFVSMEYVEGKNLAELRYDQPNEVFAWETLKLWVKQLCDALEYAHNKGIIHRDLKPGNVMVDIEGNVKLADFGIAAMIHTSLNRVSLQHSSSGTPAYMSLQQFKGESPKPADDIYSLGATLYHLITGEVPYNAHPGAIRSVMESDPVMPIEDRLRGLGINNPVPLAVSSTIMACLEREPEKRPGSAKEIWVRLEKGDVLAGSQSLPKNVVPVTISAKPLEQLPATVAASKSEVIPVTIAAAQKLPIADLPATKPATRLELPATVAAKEVTDQVPLAVPVTVEARTTDQLPTSKFRWAIIGIVMALLVLGGWYWGMYLPKQAQQEKDRIAGEAKQRQIEKDRQVAEQKLAQERKTREEAEQQRLADAKVKQEAALLKSQQEAKAQEEVRRKADAEAAALAEEKRKVEEAQKKAIADQNAKEDESARLKEEQRLKSLAEQKAREDEARQKAEEEARLKALAEQKAKEEAEKKKSQPQLGENWTNSLGMAFAPVPGTKVLFGIWETRVQDYAAYANANSGVNVSWKKVEFMGVPISDGPDHPVTMVSWDDAKAFCAWLSKKEQGEGKLASGQEYRLPTDAEWSYAVGIGGREGSGTPFDKEKIIKDVYPWGTQWPPPKGTGNYADMTSKQKIGGSFKFIEGYDDGYATTAPVGSFKGDKNGLFDLSGNVGEWCEDFYYGTKGDRVLRGASWRNFNPANLRVSWRNVNTPDYRNDHNGFRVVVAVDASGEKKRKTEEAQKQKNLAEQQAARIQAEAFYKQWGGKRWKNSLGMSFVPVPGTKVLFCIWETRARDYLAYANANPGVDSSWKNVEYAGDVPVSNGPDHPVTMVSWNDAKAFCQWLTKKEQQEKKMTVNQEYRLPTDVEWSYAVGIGDQEVNGTPKDKMIKGLDVYPWGSQWPPPKGAGNYADMSAKRKFGRGWPIIEGYDDKYATTAPVGSFKADKNGLFDLSGNVWEMCEDFFDGQSGNRMVRGGSWLVNESVFLLSSRRNSCAPDFRCNNYGFRVVAVMGEAGFCKYNCVNVFLFCFLLF